The Ananas comosus cultivar F153 linkage group 20, ASM154086v1, whole genome shotgun sequence region GTCGTTCAGTTGAAGCATTTCAGTTATGCAGGGAAATGATTTTTGAAGATATTAAACCTGATCCCGTAGCTTTATCTGCCATTCTCGCAGCATGTGAAGGTCATAAGTGTTTAATAAAAGGAATGGAGATTCATGGATATGCTCTTCGTTTTGGATTCGGGAGTGAGATGCCTGTCAATAATGCTCTTGTTTCCATGTATTCCAAATGTAAGAATCTAGTATTAGCGAGGAGGGTTTTTGATCGAAGTTTATACAAAGATCAAGTCATGTGGTCCTCTATGGTGTCAGGGTACGCGACAAATGGCTATAGTGAGGAGGCACTGTCGCAAGTCAAGTCCATGCTGAGTGCTGGTTTTGAGCTCGACCATTTTTCGTGTTCGTCTATTCTTGGTTTATGTGCTAACCTATCAAAGCCTTGTTTCGGTAGGCAATTACACGGCCATGCAAATAAAGCCGGAACGATACTCCATCTTTCTGTGAGTTGCGCACTACTCGCAATGTACTCAAAATGTGGTAGCATTGAGGATTCTCGTATAGTATTCGAAGCGATAGAAAACCCTGATTTGGTCACATGGACGGCTATGATAGACGGATATGCTCAGCATGGAAGTGGTCTTGAAGCTCTCAGTATCTTCAAAACGATGATTAAACATGGAATGAGCCCAGATTCTGTAACTCTAGTGAGTGTTTTATCCGCTTGTAGCCGCAACGGTTTGGTCGAAGAAggctttttctattttaattccATGAGAACTGTTTTTGGGATCGAACCCGAGTCTCACCACTATGCATGTATGGTCGATTTACTTAGCCGATCAGGGAGGCTTATAGAAGCTGCAAACTTTATTAACAGCATGCCGATAAAACCGAATTTTCTGATTTGGAGTACATTGCTTGCTGCTTCTAGGGTTCATGGTGATGTTGAGCTGGGAAAATTAGCGGCAAGGAAGGTTCTTGAGATGGAGAATTGTGATTCGGGTTCGTATATTTCTCTATCGCATATCTCTGCAGATATTGGAGATTGGGAAGAGGTATTGAGGATTAGAAGATCTATGAAGGGTAGTTCTATGAAGAAAGAACCTGGGTGGAGTATTACATAAACACTGGGTTTGACATGGTATATAATCTTTTGCTGTTACAACTTGATCATTAAATTAAGAGGAGGGATTTTGTTTTGCCTCCACCACTATGCCTAAACCAATGCTTAATTTGTATAAAGAGAGATGTTGTAGAAGGTATTGATGATTTTCGGAGTTCGAAGATCCGAGGGATTGAAGAAGAAATTCCCTCTGATTAATGTTGAACAAAAATAACACATAATGTTACAGAAAAAGAGAATGTGAAATGTGATGTTTTGGTTATTCAACTGGAGTAGGAAAATTCAGGGTGGGGAACTGAAATAACAAGGTACTGCTTCAGAAGGAAACATGTGCAGCAGTGCACATGAATGGAGAGAGTGATAGAGCTTGTTATGTGATATCAATTAACCCTCTgttttaactatttttacttGATTTTCTTTGTAATCTCTACATTCCATCATGATTCTGCTAATTCATTAATGTGACATGTTCTACTAATAAAGGTTTATCAGCGAATGAATAAAACAAAAGCAGAAAAGAAGTTTGTTTGCAATAGTCTTAAGTCTGAAACCCACATCTGCTTAAAATACATTTCTGTGTGACAGGTGGAAGAGAAGTGTGATTCTATGTTAAAGAGAAGTGTAACCTAAGCACAAACACTtattgtaattttcttttttcgatAAATGCTTCATGTTTCAGTATAAGACATTTACATTATTGTAGACACATCTCATTCCATTTGGTATTAGAAGACTATATACATCATATCCTTAAGATCTGGACAAAGAAAGCAAAGCTAGAGAGAGCGAGTCGAAAGCTACACACATTGAAGCCGAGTGTTGATGGAGGTCACGGGCATTTGAAGTTTGTATTAATGTGGCTCTTGACGAGGCGAGGTGGGAGATTCGGGTTCGGTGGCGAACTGGAGTCCCCTTTGTTGCCCTGATTGAAGAATGAATGCTACTTCAGCTGCGGCTAAGTCTTCTGCTTCCTGAACACCAGGAGTTAGTTAAAAATATCAGATGCCAATTAATATAGCAAATATTTCGCTAGACGAAGAagatcaaagaaagaaaagatgttAACAAGTTCAAATGAAACAAGTTGAAGGATATATATGCAAGTTTAGAAGAGCATAAGGGCGAATATTCCAAAAAGTAAGGATTTGAGGATGTAATTCATAGATTACTAACTGAATACCGACCTGCCTTTCTCTTCGGCGCTGCAAGATGCTTATGGCCCAAGCCATGATGTAACAAGGTAGCAGAAAACCAGCAGCACGCAACAAGAAGAGCTGTCAAATTCAGAAGAAATGTTAATGGGCACAATTATAAGATCAGCCaaattaacaatataaaaaacaGAGAATAATAGGGTTTGATCCTACGAATCCCCGCTTACTGAAAAAATTGTGGCAGCATCGTCTTCTTCATCGCCATTAGTTATGTACACGGCGTGCCTCAACAGCAAAATAGCCATTAACTGgacaaaacaaaagagaaacagTTAAGATTATGCATTGTTTCATGAAAtgtgaaaaagaaaagttacGAGGTTGAAGTGCATTGAACGGCAAATTTTATTACAGGATCTGGTAAGCAAAGTCAAAACAGATAAGGTATAGGTGAATGTTAATGGATAAAAGTGTGATAAAGACTTACAATTAGAGCAGAAGAGCGGCAAAAAGCAGCACTACTAGCGTTTGTGGCAGCATAGTCATCATACTCGGCTTGAAGAAAATGGCGCTGTGCTGATGTTACCGCAAGAATCCTAGGATCATTAATATCCAATCGGGTGCCAGTGACGGTCCAACCTCCACTAAAACAAAACAGAATAAAGAAATGAAGAACTCTGGACTTGGTAATTTTAAAAGCTAATAGCGATGATACAAGATTCTCTTCTCAAAGCATTAAATTCACTCCAAGTACACAGAAATGACAACAACTTTAAAACATCACAAGAGTAACCTGCCTTATATCAATTGCTATCGCATCAGGAGGGGGTCGGGGAGGTGCAGTATAACCAGGCTTGTATTGCTGCAAGTAACAAGTTAACAAACTAATATTATGGTTTTAATGTTAAATAAGATACCAATGTTCGAAATTGAATGCAAAACACCAGCAGAGTCTGCAAAGAAGCTGGGAACTTTTTAAAAGACAATTTTCGAGAAACAAGAGGAACTTGAATACCAAAAtgaataatgaaaaagaaaaggtgatgCAGCAGAATGGGAACTTTGTAAAAGACAATTTCATCAAGTAATATGAAGAGTTTTAATTGCATTGAAGAAGGCAAAACGGGGAGAGGATCTAACGTTAATAGGTAAAGTAACAATAATGTAGCATGCTGTTGGCTATGgaggaagtaaaaaaaaaaaaaaaacaataccaACCTCATGACAGATTTCACAGGTGATGTCTCCTTTCTCATTGCACCATCGTTGCACGCATGCCCTATGAGCATACTACCGTGACAAGAAttgtaaaataagattcaacaTCGATATGGAATACACTGaaagaagaaataataatattcgGAAAAATGCCATCAatacaaataaagaaataagtTTTTGCAAGATAACCAACTGGATCTGAGATCTATATTTAGTGAACATCTAAGACCAAAAGCAGTCAAATGGCAGCAAGCACCGGATCTATTGCGCACCCATATCAAAAAATCTCACAAATGCTGTCTCACCACGAaaggtaaaaaaagaaaaagaaaaaaagaagcaaaaacaaCATGCTGTTTCAAGTTAAGTATCAAACCCCATATCGCAATTCCATCAAAAGAAGGCTTGAAGCCTAAAGAAAGTCATGGATATAAACTAAAGATAAATCTATACAATTGAAACGCCACCAAGACAAGTTACATGCCAATAGGGTACCTAACAGGGATAAGCTAAGTATCAGCCCCTATATCACAATTCCATTAACAGAAAGGCTTTGAAGCCTAAAATAAGACATCATGAATATAAACTGGAGGTAAATCTATATAACTGAAATGTCACAAAGGCAAGACGCCAATAGGGTACCTAACATTGGGAAATCACATGCTTTTGGAGTGGTTTGCTTTGGATTGGGAAGTGATGAATAGCCAAGACATAGACAACCGCTATGCTTTTCTTGGGCTCTCCATTATTACATCCACTAGTGAGACAGCAAGGGAAGACCTATGTGCCTATTTGGCCTGGCTCTGAGAAGAACTTCTCGAACTCTGACAACCTCCTGCAAACATAAACTCTGGTGCTTCTACTGTGGTAAGAAGCCAAAGTGAACTTTTAAGCTCCTTGGAAAAGGAGATCccatttgaagcttctgcttctgctgcaacAAGAAGATGTTGAAATGACTAAGGAAAAACTAACTAGTGCTTCTTCAAGGAGCTCTACTTGAATAGCACTTCTAAAGAATCAAAACCCAATCTAATGCAAATCATACGTCACAGAAATATACAAGCCAAGTTACCAGAGAAACTACCTGATCAGAGAATGATATAACCTTACATAACAATGCGTCCAAAAATTGAAATTGCCAAAAGGAGAAAGGCTTATGTAGTTATGTATATTATACCTTGAGACTACCACTGCAAGCACAAGGAGTCTCCAGGTTCTTGATGTGATCCTCCTCCTGGCAAATACGACACTCAACCACCTGAATAAGTGGCTCTTCTTCCTCTGCAGTCACAACTGCTACCTGCCCTATCGATGGGGACAGAGAAACAGGAGAGGGGGCACATGTAACTTCCTTagaggaagatgatgatgacgatgatgaagCATTTATTGTCTCCATGCTTGGGGACGTTGTCGGGTGGTCCACGTGCAACACTAGATAATCCCCCATTTGCCGAAACAGGTAAAACTTTTCTCTCTTACACGACAAATTCAACAAGAGTTGCAACAAAGATCCCTCTTGGAAGATGTAAACTACTATAACTCCTTGGGGAAGCTTGTGATTAACGATCCAATTATCGGTAAACCTAGATCCACCTCCCCTGTAAGTAACGAAACACGTCAAATTACACTAAAAGGCTTTGTCCTGAAGCCAAATTTGCCATTTCGAGgtgaaaaacaacaaaataacaACAAATTCAACAAAAGCTTTAACAAAGGACCTCTTTTGAAGATATTTACTACTTCAATTCCCTGGGGAATCTCGAGATTACCGACTAAATCAGCAATAGCCCCAGTTCATAACAGTGTAAGCAACGCAATGCCCCAACTTACACCAAAAACTTCGATTTCAAGAGGACTCCACCATTTTATaggaaaaatataacaaaatgaGGACAATTCAACAAACTTTTGCGGCAACGCAACCTATTTTCCTTGGGTAAGCTCAAATTAACGACTCAATTGTCGAAAACCCTAAGTCCGCCTTACCGTAAGCAACGAAATGCCCCAAATTACACCCAAATCTTCGACTTGAAGATAAATTAACCATTTTTAAAGAGTAAAATAACATAATCAAACCACAAAAACGTTCGAAATCGAAGAAATATACCCAAAACAAACCGAAACATCAAATCCCTCAGAAAATGGGTAACAATTGGGCGAAATCGCACAAAACTACACCAAATCGAAGCGtttctcctccaaaatccacacCAACATAGATCACACTCAAAGAGCtataataatatacaaaaaatgaGGGGGTAAAATGGAATCGCCGTACCTCGAGAGCGCTCTTCAACGTCGCCTCTCTTCGTTTTCTCGCCCCCCTCTCTCGTCTATGAACACGCGAAATAAAGGGCTCCGATTCCACCAGAAACTTCTACGTGAACCCCGTTCACCACGTCATTCTCAAATAACTTGATCATTACCGTACATTAGGAACAAAGAGGGTATATCGACGGTATGATTCAAATATACACAGGACGGTCCACAGATGACGTGGTAAACACGACGCAGCCTAATTTTTTACGTAGAGTGGGTAACGTTTACGTGCCACGTAGGAGGATCCGAACCCGTAGGCTCGGTAACGGCTCTCTAACGGCGCGAAGCCGTTAACCCTACCGTTTAGTCGACGTGACGGCGCTCCGTTACTTAGCGGCGTCGGTGGTTCGGCTCTCGGTGTCATGGAGACGCACACGACcaccttttctcttttattttttttaattttttttatccgttgAAAAAGTATGTTTCTCTTTCTAAGATATTCAGAGTATATTTACCCaggctaatgctactatcctattaataggataagagcacttgtcctatcaagttgttcttgatgatcgagatttcgaatcgatgatcggagctgttgaagttgatctagagtatttgaaatatcttgaaactaaatttcataaattttgataatggtttacatggtgatcaaagtgtcgtaaaatcgacaatttttgacggcctatatgagccgtttgcttgtttaacggtgtagagcaatccaaattgcttgaatttttgatagaaaattctttatactatttagataatgtttgataactttgattacgaactgagaaagtctaacctctattttaagaaggttattcatttatgaccattcatttttcaactcttaagatgaacttgataatgatttttaaataatacaaaatttggtttctaaatatttctaattgtgtagatcaacttcaacggtgccgattatcaatttgaaattccgatcattcaaatcgacttgatagaacaagggtcccaatcctattaataggatagtagccggaccctatttACCCAAACAAAAactattattcattttcatctttaattatttataattatacttATAATAGAGTATTTGGAaagataataatattctagtgttaattttttatcatttcaatcttttaaattatatagtactaGAGTTAATCCTAAACTATCACCATTTTGCCAAATCATGAGTTCTAATTTCATATTTAGTATATGCGTatgtaggggtggcaatccagctcgctgttcgcgagttagctcgtgttcggctcgaaatgagctcgagatcgaatcgctcgtttagtaaacgaaccGAACAAGAGCTGAAATTTTCAGCTCGTTtgataaatgagccgaacatgagttgAGGTCAGCctgctcgtgtttggctcgataacaattcaaatacatatattttatatttatatatataaataaataattatatatatatatatataatatttttttattatttgatttttagtaaaaaaaaatataaagttgagtttaattataaaaagattcatTTATAAGTAaagtttcaatcattagatcaaaatttaattggtaagattttataaatttagtttttttatatatattcattctaATCCATTTTACTTACTATTTGTTGGCCAGCTCGTAAGTCAgttcgtgttcgactcgtttattaacgagccgaccacgagctgaatttttcgactcgatactttaacgggCCGGTtcctgttcggctcgtttataaaCGAACCGAACATAAGCCagccccagctcgctcgtgttcggcttgttgacACCCCTATGCCGATGTGCATGTATTAAAAGTGTTTctggattattttttattagattgatTTTTGGGGTAATAAGTAGAAAATTGCATAAAGGCCTTAATGCACGCAAATACAACAATTTGTTAataacattaatatatatacggCTTATATTAGTAGtgactaattaaataataaataacaacattataattagtaaattaattaaattgataaACTTATGTTAGTTAActacaaatttattaattttggcAAAAAGGATTAGATATCTTGTCACCTTCTTTCTCCACTGTACTTGTCCCAATCTACAATATTGAGTCCACTGTTTGTTTAGTACTTCAAAAATTATTGAAACTTTGtgactttttttaatttctaaaacaaattttaatatgaatttaNcaaatttattaattttggcAAAAAGGATTAGATATCTTGTCACCTTCTTTCTCCACTGTACTTGTCCCAATCTACAATATTGAGTCCACTGTTTGAAAATAATACATTAAATTATTGAAACTTTGtgactttttttaatttctaaaacaaattttaatatgaatttaggTGTTTAATTATTAACACTAATTTTATTTGACCAATTCACCACCTTACATGTATTTCTTCTATCTCCCATAAGAACAAATGGTAGTTGCAAATTAATTCAATTATttaatgtattatttttttttcttttattaagcACTAGCTTAGTTAGGGTAACTCAATGAAGGTATTCAATTGaaaataggataaaaaataaattaagaggtCACTTCAATGCAATTCTCTTAAACTAACAGTGGTTGTGTGACAATGACatagcccaaaaaaaaaaaaaaaaactaatgcaacaatatataaatttggAAACTTATTTCTAACTAatatttcttaaatttaaaattggcaCTGCAAATATTATAAGGTCATGAgatataatttcttttattccAAAAAATAATCTGTAGgccaaatattatatttagttgtAGGAATCTAGTCGTACTCATCATCCACTGAAGTAAACCAAAAATATGTGACGGACAAGATGTTCCTGCATCCAAATATATTCGGTCTATCCAGCAATAATTTCTACACTATAATATTTTTCTGGGCATATGCTATATACATGCTTTATTGTTGtggagccttaggcggacagaGAAGGTtatgtccgtttggcgtctgtgtACGCGTCCGAACCGACTAAATTAGCGGTCGCGGgatataacaaaaataattccTATGATTTGAACTTAACAATATACTTTCACCTTATTGTAATGTCCTCCTATATatgatattaattatttatcttattatgGAAAATGATTTAAAGgtcgcatatatatatatataacgattttatccaaattttagGAACCCTATGATCTTTTTTCTTAACCAACTTTGCGTAAAatgtgtataattttttttttttggactaaATGTCATGTGAAGCTCGCGAAATTTGAAACTAATTAGGAGCAAAACATATTAAATAACTGATTTCTCCAAAAACTTATGTTATTCGAGAGCATTTAGgggttaaaattaaaaaggacCAAAGGCAATTAATAATAAGCCAAAAGCATAGAAACTATCCATACTTTTTAACCCCAAGGGATTGATTAATTACATGCTCATTTCTAAGATAGCAAACCACCCTTGCAACTTAACAACAAGCACATTTAGCACTACAAAATAGAGCCCATAAAAAGCCCATAGTAAGTAGGCTAGGCACTAGAAACCACATGGGCCAAGCCCATTAAAGCCCAAAGCCCATTAAAGGTTGTCGAGCTCGTCACCGCCGCCAACTTGCGGCGATGCCTGGCTCTGCAAGCGTCGTAGCTTGAAAGACGAGAGCTTCTCTGCTTGCTGCGGTGACATATCATTTAAGCGTATATAGTTGTAGGCCCACGCGCCTGACAACGTGCCAATAGGGGGCCCCAGAAAGTATACCCAGAGCCCGCTGTATATCTTGCTCGCGACCGCGGGTGCCAGCGTCCTTGCCGGGTTCATCGATCCGCCAGAAACCGGTCTGCACAACTCATTGTAGCTCAAAAAATGTGAACCCTAGGTGATCTTAAGCTTAttcatgttttaaaaaaatattgcccataataatatttttattaaggaGCATCAcatttttctctcctctatATTTTTGAAACATAAGAATGTAACACtatgtttttgtttatttttctttgggCTGCCTAAAAGGCGCATTTTGGGTCCAAAATATTTCCAAGCATGGGATGATGCATTTTTGCACGCTAGACCtgataatttttcaatattaattaGCAGCcaccataaaaaataaaataaatggtgGTTACTAAAACTTAGTTTTCTTTCatgtgtattattattattattattttaccccGCAAAGATAGAAGTTATGCAAACTGAGGAGCCAACTGCTAAACCTGCCAACTCTCCCACCTACAAGATAATGCCcaaaaaaagattagattgatggaaaagaaagaaaaaaaagagaagatataaagcttttgaaatttgatttgagGAGTTTATAATATACCGCTCTGGTGTCAGTCGCGACCGCTGAAGTGACAAACATCATGACGAAGGTGACAACGATCTCTATCACGAGTGCCTGCCACTCCGTCCCCGACGGCGTCGTCGTTCCAAGATTCGTAATCGGGTGGAGCACCTCACGCAGAATAAAGGCCGCAATCATGGCCCCGGTGAGCTGTGCCGACCAGTAAAAGGGCACCTGCAAGCAGCGTGCTAAGAGTTTTAGAACCTGTTCCGATGTTGTCGACTCGTAACAACTCTTATTCTTTTGGAAGCTCGATATCAACCATTCGAAAAGAATATTAGGTCCATTATAACCTTTTCATCTAAACAGATAGCGAATGAAGGACACATCAGGTATGATTTGATCGATCTTGGACTTAATTTGTATATTCTAGCACAAACATTTAAGGATATTTTCGTAGGTCGAAAGTTTGGTCCAAAATGGCTAGATTGGGTCAGGTCACATCAGGTGATCAAAAGAGAGATTTTGGATCCCAAATAAAAGCGAATGCGAAGATCGACCCCAAATCAAAAACCTAACTCGACTTGCTAAAACTCAGGCATCAAACAAGGTTGTGTCCGTTGGATCGACTTTAGATATATCCAGCTGTAATTCTGTAAATATCTATTCATACTCCTTATCAACCAAGTACAAAATATTTGTCGAATACTTAGTAGAGATATGCTACACATGCTTTAGTAGACCAACCCAATTTGACCTATAAAGTACGTAGTAGTTTTGAAATTTAGACTAAGTCGGGTTTTGGACGTAATTATAACTTGGTTAGGCTTGATCCTATCCTGACTCGGTTTAGCCCGACCCATAGCGATACCATATCTAATCAACCTGAGTAAATAAATGGGACTACAAATTTTTTAtgacattatttttatatattattaattaatatggtAGCAATGCATTATTCATGCATGTTATAAACATTTTCcaaaaagtaaataaagaaGCCAAAAAACTCTTTTGGACTTGGAATAATGGACGTACAAGACAAGAAGTGACTTGTTTGTCCTGGTTTTATGATTGAGGCAGCATTGCAAATCCTAGTGGCCTAGACTAGACCTTAGCTCTCatggcttttttctttttttttttctttttttcggcggggggggggggggggggggtaaGATGGTGTTTAAAAATTATGACTgtattttctttccttcttttattTCTGAGGCCGACTGTCTCGTTGTATAGCTAAGTTtactatctaaataaataaaacggtagcatattatttttttctcaaaaaaatatattatcaactGTAACTGATGCATCTGTAAATATCATGCCAGCACCAATTTTATCCATCAATTGTCACCGTCATATCTTATGCTTTGATATCATTATAAGTACTTTATTAGACAGAAAGAATAGTGACATGTATAGcgaaataaagaagaaaaaagaaaagaaaagaaaactttttCTGATTTTGAATATGTATAGATGATCGATTAAGATAAAATGACATTTGATGGGcattagtttcttttttctttttcttctcttcaccCTTCACTCTTAGATAGAAACATGTTACCTCATCGAggcttatttttactttatttttcttcccctctttttcttttcctactttGAAAAAAATGGTTCTCTCTTCTAATTATATTTTCACCTCATCCAAATAGAGCacaaggtttttctttttttttttccccttgatCAACAATCAAAATATTTGTGAAAATTAAAGTACTAGATAAGATGATTGTAGGAAGCAACGGTGATGCGCGAgttatatatgcatatgcaccggatatatataatatatatatatatatatatatatatagttggactggactactattagtagcaaaattttatttttgctatcagtttttttagcgtttggatcaactcttttcattatttctaaccatcgGATTAAATAACATAACCCAGTGGaggccactcaaccctagggggaccactcaactctaaccgactaatatcatccgaccctataatttttcatcgaAGAGttaaaaattgatagcaaaaagagcgttttactattaatagtattccagcctaattctcaacctctctctctctctcttctcatctattctctctctcctctctctctctcatcttctctCCTCCAtctctatatagatatattatatatatatatatatatatatagagttgagctatgatacttttacaagtatcaccatcatggtgctattaggttttaagccattggatctattttttgattattaatagctcttggattaaacaatatttcacctaccaccacctaccaccacctaccaccatcatttcaacctcacatctctccatccaagggttaaaaacacacaagtatcacccctaTGAttcttttacaagtattctagtcctactatatatatatatatatatatatatatatgcaataatttctcctatATGTATGTATAGGTAAACCAAGAATTTCCATGCAACATACAAAGTGAGATCTTGGGCATGCATGTTGAGTTATTCTCCAAAAATTATTCCTTGTCCCATGTTTGATATTGGCCCaacttttttctttgaaaaagaCACAATAATCAAGGCCTATTTTGACTACTTTTTAAAGTGCTTTTTCTCTTTAGTCTATTTATCGAAATCTTTTTTCTCGAGGAAAAGTACTTTTTTCACTAATTAATAATGCCTCTAGATACAGAAATAACATAAATAacatctaaaataaataaatctagaTCGTTGTGGTGCGGTCAAATTTCGCATTTAGACTGTGCTCAAGAGTTTAATTTGTTGGCTTAGAACATAGACTTGAACTCAGGATGTTCTGCTTAATTTAATACTAACTCGACAACGATATTTCAACATATATAACAAGAGAAATGAAAAGTAGATTAAGAAATTTAAGATGGGCACCAAATCAAGTTGTTAGTCAATTGtactaatttcttttttttttcttttttttgagagataggtagcacgctacccgcttcgtttatttcatttggaaataaacttagctagaaatgtaaatcaactaggattcgaacttgggtctcggataccagccaccaaatcctttgccacttgctctagggacggtcggtgtcaATTGTActaatttcaatatatattttgtgcAAGTTGTTGGAATATTCCATCTTGTGTCTAGTtcatatatgaataataatctCATGCATTGTCACTAAGAAATTGTATAGAGATAAAGGGCTATCAATTTCttaattaatcatttttaaaaagACACAATTGAGTAGGTTGTGAAGTCGATCTCCATAAAAGTGACTTGCAtgtttgaataaaatattatgagcTCTTTCTATGCTTAAACTTAATTGCAACATCAAAGTagttcaaagaaaaagaaatataattagagtatatatataaactctATGATTAGTT contains the following coding sequences:
- the LOC109725759 gene encoding uncharacterized protein LOC109725759; translated protein: MGDYLVLHVDHPTTSPSMETINASSSSSSSSSKEVTCAPSPVSLSPSIGQVAVVTAEEEEPLIQVVECRICQEEDHIKNLETPCACSGSLKYAHRACVQRWCNEKGDITCEICHEQYKPGYTAPPRPPPDAIAIDISGGWTVTGTRLDINDPRILAVTSAQRHFLQAEYDDYAATNASSAAFCRSSALILMAILLLRHAVYITNGDEEDDAATIFSLFLLRAAGFLLPCYIMAWAISILQRRRERQEAEDLAAAEVAFILQSGQQRGLQFATEPESPTSPRQEPH
- the LOC109726085 gene encoding aquaporin NIP2-2-like, with amino-acid sequence MASNPRTNYSNEIHDIDIIQSSSIPPRVLYQEKSFREYLPPFLLRKVVAEIIATFLLVFVTCGAAALSKNDSTRISQLGASVAGGLIVTVMIYSVGHISGAHMNPAVTLAFAVSKHGQFPWIQVPFYWSAQLTGAMIAAFILREVLHPITNLGTTTPSGTEWQALVIEIVVTFVMMFVTSAVATDTRAVGELAGLAVGSSVCITSIFAGPVSGGSMNPARTLAPAVASKIYSGLWVYFLGPPIGTLSGAWAYNYIRLNDMSPQQAEKLSSFKLRRLQSQASPQVGGGDELDNL